The Apium graveolens cultivar Ventura chromosome 11, ASM990537v1, whole genome shotgun sequence genome has a window encoding:
- the LOC141696535 gene encoding uncharacterized protein At5g01610-like, with product MASQLIASHRENAVIVTGKVAIKKKMSELLKKAKFPLGVMPVDEAVELGHNPSTGFLWVTRKKKLEIFFKGINKKATFDTDVTGFLEEHRMKKITGIKAKELMIWVSLTDFRIDDPASGKIIFTGTAGITKTFSISAFEEEEEEEEKVEAKVVEPVKKEVEVKKMEEAKKEVEVKN from the coding sequence ATGGCATCACAGTTAATAGCAAGTCACCGGGAAAATGCAGTAATAGTGACGGGCAAAGTAGCCATCAAGAAGAAAATGTCTGAGCTTCTAAAGAAAGCGAAGTTTCCACTTGGAGTCATGCCAGTTGATGAAGCGGTGGAGCTAGGGCACAATCCCTCCACTGGGTTCCTGTGGGTCACTCGAAAGAAGAAGTTGGAAATTTTTTTTAAAGGCATTAACAAGAAGGCGACATTCGATACAGACGTGACAGGGTTTTTGGAGGAGCATAGGATGAAAAAAATCACAGGTATTAAGGCGAAGGAGCTTATGATATGGGTATCTCTCACTGATTTTCGCATCGATGATCCTGCCTCTGGGAAGATTATTTTCACTGGCACTGCTGGAATTACGAAGACTTTTTCGATCTCCGCTTTCGAAGAGGAGGAAGAGGAGGAGGAGAAGGTGGAAGCAAAAGTTGTGGAGCCGGTGAAGAAGGAGGTCGAGGTGAAAAAAATGGAAGAGGCTAAGAAAGAGGTGGAGGTGAAAAACTAA
- the LOC141696536 gene encoding uncharacterized protein LOC141696536: protein MSNLTKLEFNALDVTGKNYLTWILDAEIHLSAMGLGDTIKEGNKTSEQDKAKAMIFLHHHLDEGLKTEYLTIKDPSTLWKDLKERYDHQKTVILPKARYDWLHLRLQDYKSVSEYNSAMFKITSQLKLCGENITDKDMLEKTYSTFHANNMFLQQQYRERGFTKYSELISVLLLAEQNNELLLKNHQARPTGSTPFPEVNAVTNNEYIDNKSFGRGRGHGYGRGRGRARGHGFWRGRGRNQQNRPHFKRKPYYQK from the coding sequence ATGTCGAATCTTACGAAACTTGAGTTTAACGCACTTGATGTCACCGGCAAAAATTATTTGACATGGATTCTTGATGCTGAAATCCATCTTAGTGCAATGGGTCTCGGTGACACCATAAAAGAGGGAAATAAGACCTCTGAACAAGACAAGGCAAAGGCCATGATATTTCTTCACCATCACCTTGATGAAGGCTTGAAAACTGAATATCTGACTATTAAAGATCCATCAACTCTTTGGAAAGATCTCAAAGAAAGATATGATCACCAGAAAACGGTGATACTTCCTAAAGCTCGCTATGATTGGCTACACTTGCGATTGCAAGATTATAAAAGTGTGAGCGAGTATAACTCTGCCATGTTCAAAATTACATCTCAATTGAAATTATGTGGCGAGAATATCACCGATAAAGATATGTTGGAGAAAACATATTCCACTTTCCATGCCAATAATATGTTCTTGCAACAACAATATCGTGAACGTGGATTCACGAAATATTCTGAGCTTATTTCTGTGTTGCTTCTTGCTGAACAAAATAATGAACTTTTGCTGAAAAATCATCAAGCACGTCCCACTGGCTCAACACCATTCCCTGAAGTGAATGCGGTGACTAATAATGAATATATAGATAATAAATCATTTGGACGTGGACGTGGGCATGGATATGGACGTGGACGTGGGCGTGCCCGTGGTCATGGATTTTGGCGTGGTCGAGGCCGAAATCAACAAAATCGCCCCCACTTTAAAAGGAAGCCTTACTATcaaaaatag